From the Amycolatopsis thermoflava N1165 genome, one window contains:
- a CDS encoding winged helix-turn-helix transcriptional regulator — MVSLRNSLEGGVWTDPECPVARAADVVGDRWSLLIIRDAMDGARSFTDFQQRTGIARNILADRLRKLAAHGLITQVEAPSGRRKVYALTPAGKDLFPVIVTLRQWGERHAYATGERHSVLVDDRGEVVPPLVPADAGGRPLTSDTTSVRK; from the coding sequence ATGGTTTCATTACGCAACTCATTGGAGGGCGGCGTGTGGACGGACCCGGAGTGCCCGGTCGCGCGGGCGGCGGACGTGGTCGGGGACCGGTGGAGCCTGCTGATCATCCGGGACGCGATGGACGGCGCCCGCTCGTTCACCGACTTCCAGCAGCGCACCGGCATCGCCCGCAACATCCTCGCCGACCGGCTCCGCAAGCTCGCCGCGCACGGCCTGATCACCCAGGTCGAGGCGCCGTCGGGCAGGCGGAAGGTGTACGCGCTCACCCCGGCTGGCAAGGACCTGTTCCCGGTGATCGTCACGCTCCGGCAGTGGGGCGAGCGCCACGCCTACGCGACCGGTGAACGGCATTCGGTGCTGGTCGACGACCGCGGCGAGGTCGTCCCGCCGCTCGTCCCTGCCGACGCGGGCGGGCGGCCGCTGACGAGTGACACCACGTCGGTGCGCAAGTAG